Proteins from a genomic interval of Marmoricola sp. OAE513:
- a CDS encoding heme o synthase, giving the protein MTALDAEVSVTGQAPSRATLRDVVAAYVGLTKPRVIELLLLTTVPVMFFAAQGVPGFGLVVATVIGGTLSAGSASVFNCVYDRDIDEQMRRTRRRALPRHIVTPRAALIFGVVLGVLSTVILAVWVNPLSAILSVSANAFYVFIYTMLLKRRTTQNIVWGGLAGCFPALIGWTAVTNELAWAPVVLFLVVFFWTPPHTWALAMRYREDYAAVDVPMLPVVRTGEQVARQIVAYSWVMVAVSFALWPVAGTGIVYPVAAGVLGATFLVEAHLMWVRARRSDELTEIKPMRLFHWSNLYLSLLFVAVALDPLLTR; this is encoded by the coding sequence GTGACCGCGCTCGACGCAGAGGTGTCCGTCACCGGACAGGCTCCCTCCCGAGCGACCCTTCGTGACGTCGTCGCCGCCTACGTCGGGCTGACCAAGCCGCGGGTCATCGAGCTGCTGCTCCTCACCACGGTCCCGGTCATGTTCTTCGCCGCCCAGGGCGTGCCCGGCTTCGGCCTGGTGGTCGCCACGGTGATCGGCGGGACGCTGTCGGCGGGCTCGGCCTCGGTCTTCAACTGCGTCTACGACCGCGATATCGACGAGCAGATGCGACGCACCCGCCGGCGCGCTCTTCCCCGGCACATCGTCACGCCGCGGGCCGCGCTGATCTTCGGTGTCGTGCTGGGCGTGCTCTCGACCGTGATCCTGGCGGTCTGGGTCAACCCGCTCTCCGCGATCCTCTCGGTCAGCGCCAACGCCTTCTACGTCTTCATCTACACGATGCTGCTCAAGCGCCGGACGACGCAGAACATCGTCTGGGGCGGCCTCGCCGGCTGCTTCCCGGCGCTGATCGGCTGGACCGCGGTGACCAACGAGCTGGCCTGGGCCCCGGTCGTGCTGTTCCTGGTCGTGTTCTTCTGGACCCCGCCGCACACCTGGGCGCTGGCGATGCGCTACCGCGAGGACTACGCGGCGGTCGACGTCCCGATGCTGCCGGTCGTCCGGACGGGGGAGCAGGTCGCCCGCCAGATCGTGGCGTACTCCTGGGTCATGGTGGCGGTCTCCTTCGCGCTCTGGCCGGTCGCCGGCACCGGCATCGTCTACCCGGTCGCAGCCGGGGTCCTCGGCGCCACCTTCCTGGTCGAGGCGCACCTGATGTGGGTCCGCGCGCGGCGCAGCGACGAGCTCACCGAGATCAAGCCGATGCGGCTCTTCCACTGGTCGAACCTCTACCTGTCGCTGCTGTTCGTCGCCGTGGCGCTGGACCCGCTGCTGACGCGTTGA
- the tkt gene encoding transketolase: MSRARTPLEWSDLDKRAVDTARCLAMDAVQKVGNGHPGTAMSLAPVAYLLFQKRMRHDPAHPDWSNRDRFVLSCGHSSITLYTQLYLGGFGLELDDLKALRTWGSRTPGHPEHGHTAGVETTTGPLGQGVANAVGMAMAARREKGMFDPDGGTPTTGDGPFDHHVYAICSDGDLEEGVSAEASSIAGHQQLGNLTLIYDANRISIEGDTHIAFTEDVGKRYEAYGWHVQHVDWTKNGDHADGDGYYEDIPALWDALDQAEDVADKPSLIVLRTIIAWPSPQAQNTEASHGSALGDEEIAATKKVLGFDPDQQFQVEDEVIAHTRKLVERGAAAGAAWDEQYAAWAEANPERNDLLHRLRSRSLPAGWDADLPSYAPDAKGVATRVASGEVINAVAAHLPELWGGSADLAGSNNTTIKGEPSFTPEEWQTSYWSGNPYGRVLHFGIREHAMGSVMNGITLHGGTRVFGGTFLVFSDYMRPAVRLAALMKLPTIYVWTHDSIGLGEDGPTHQPVEHVASLRAIPGLDVVRPADGNETVAAWKATLEITDRPVALALTRQNVPTVPRGEDGYATTEGVAKGGYTLIDTEGTPDVILIGTGSEVQLAVTARDQLAEKGIGARVVSMPCREWFDAQDAAYRDSVLLPDVKARVSVEAGIAQGWRDVVGDAGRIVSLDHFGGSADYSTLYREFGITAEAVTLAAEESLRTVSKAARS, encoded by the coding sequence ATGAGCCGCGCACGTACCCCGCTGGAATGGTCCGATCTCGACAAGCGGGCCGTGGACACCGCCCGCTGCCTCGCCATGGACGCTGTCCAGAAGGTCGGGAACGGGCACCCGGGCACCGCCATGAGCCTCGCTCCGGTGGCCTACCTTCTCTTCCAGAAGCGGATGCGGCACGACCCGGCGCACCCGGACTGGTCCAACCGCGACCGGTTCGTGCTCTCCTGCGGCCACTCCTCGATCACGCTCTACACGCAGCTCTACCTCGGCGGCTTCGGGCTCGAGCTCGACGACCTCAAGGCGCTGCGCACCTGGGGCAGCCGGACCCCCGGCCACCCCGAGCACGGGCACACCGCCGGCGTCGAGACGACCACCGGTCCGCTGGGCCAGGGCGTCGCGAACGCGGTGGGCATGGCGATGGCCGCTCGCCGCGAGAAGGGCATGTTCGACCCGGACGGCGGCACCCCGACCACCGGAGACGGCCCGTTCGACCACCACGTCTACGCGATCTGCTCCGACGGCGACCTGGAGGAGGGCGTCAGCGCCGAGGCCTCCTCGATCGCCGGTCACCAACAGCTGGGCAACCTGACGCTGATCTACGACGCCAACCGGATCTCCATCGAGGGTGACACCCACATCGCCTTCACCGAGGACGTCGGGAAGCGCTACGAGGCCTACGGCTGGCACGTCCAGCACGTCGACTGGACCAAGAACGGCGACCACGCCGACGGTGACGGTTACTACGAGGACATCCCCGCGCTCTGGGACGCGCTGGACCAGGCCGAGGACGTCGCGGACAAGCCCAGCCTGATCGTCCTGCGCACGATCATCGCCTGGCCCTCCCCCCAGGCCCAGAACACCGAGGCGTCGCACGGCAGCGCGCTGGGCGACGAGGAGATCGCAGCCACCAAGAAGGTCCTCGGCTTCGACCCCGACCAGCAGTTCCAGGTCGAGGACGAGGTCATCGCGCACACCCGCAAGCTGGTCGAGCGCGGCGCGGCCGCGGGCGCTGCCTGGGACGAGCAGTACGCCGCCTGGGCGGAGGCCAACCCGGAGCGCAACGACCTGCTGCACCGGCTCCGGTCGCGCAGCCTGCCGGCCGGCTGGGACGCCGACCTGCCGTCGTACGCACCGGACGCGAAGGGCGTCGCCACCCGGGTCGCTTCGGGCGAGGTCATCAACGCGGTAGCCGCGCACCTGCCCGAGCTCTGGGGCGGCTCGGCCGACCTCGCCGGCTCGAACAACACCACCATCAAGGGCGAGCCGAGCTTCACGCCCGAGGAGTGGCAGACGTCGTACTGGAGCGGGAACCCGTACGGCCGCGTCCTGCACTTCGGCATCCGCGAGCACGCGATGGGCTCGGTGATGAACGGCATCACCTTGCACGGGGGCACCCGCGTCTTCGGCGGGACCTTCCTGGTCTTCTCCGACTACATGCGTCCGGCCGTCCGGCTCGCCGCGCTCATGAAGCTGCCGACGATCTACGTCTGGACCCACGACTCGATCGGTCTCGGCGAGGACGGTCCGACCCACCAGCCGGTCGAGCACGTCGCGTCGCTGCGCGCGATCCCGGGTCTCGACGTCGTCCGACCCGCTGACGGCAACGAGACCGTCGCAGCGTGGAAGGCCACCCTGGAGATCACCGACCGCCCGGTCGCCCTGGCACTCACCCGGCAGAACGTTCCGACGGTTCCGCGCGGCGAAGACGGGTACGCAACCACCGAGGGCGTGGCCAAGGGTGGCTACACCCTGATCGACACCGAGGGCACACCCGACGTGATCCTCATCGGCACCGGATCGGAGGTCCAGCTCGCCGTGACCGCCCGTGACCAGCTCGCCGAGAAGGGCATCGGTGCCCGGGTCGTCTCGATGCCGTGCCGCGAGTGGTTCGACGCCCAGGACGCCGCCTACCGCGACTCGGTGCTGCTGCCCGACGTCAAGGCCCGGGTCAGCGTGGAGGCGGGAATCGCCCAGGGCTGGCGCGACGTTGTAGGAGATGCGGGCCGGATCGTCTCGCTCGACCACTTCGGTGGTTCCGCGGACTACTCGACCTTGTACCGCGAGTTCGGCATCACCGCCGAGGCCGTCACCCTTGCTGCCGAGGAGTCCCTCAGGACCGTCTCGAAGGCAGCCCGGAGCTAG
- the tal gene encoding transaldolase yields MSDRLKQLAEAGVSIWLDDLSRERLETGNLADLVKTSSVVGVTTNPSIFASALAKGERYDAQVRELAADGADVERTVFELTTTDVRNAADVLRDVFEASDGVDGRVSIEVSPGFAHDTEQTVAEAAKLWAAVDRPNVLIKIPGTPEGNPAITRTLAAGISVNVTLIFGLDQYAEVMEAYVAGLEQAAANGHDLSTIHSVASFFVSRVDTEIDARLDAAGAEPVLKGRAGIANARLAFEAFEKFFSGERWEALAAQGAHKQRPLWASTGVKNPEYDDTMYVVDLVVEDTVNTMPEKTLQAVADHGVVAGDRVRPFYAEARQTLEDLAAAGIDYDDVIALLIREGVEKFVTAWDELLETVGKSLEQAKA; encoded by the coding sequence ATGTCCGACCGTCTGAAGCAGCTGGCAGAGGCAGGTGTGTCGATCTGGCTCGACGACCTGTCGCGGGAACGCCTGGAGACCGGCAACCTCGCCGACCTCGTCAAGACCTCCTCCGTCGTCGGCGTGACGACGAACCCGTCCATCTTCGCGTCCGCGCTGGCCAAGGGTGAGCGGTACGACGCGCAGGTGCGCGAGCTCGCTGCCGACGGCGCCGACGTCGAGCGCACGGTGTTCGAGCTGACCACCACCGACGTGCGCAACGCAGCCGACGTCCTGCGTGACGTGTTCGAGGCCAGCGACGGGGTCGACGGCCGCGTCTCGATCGAGGTCTCCCCCGGGTTCGCCCACGACACCGAGCAGACCGTCGCGGAGGCGGCGAAGCTCTGGGCCGCCGTGGACCGCCCGAACGTGCTCATCAAGATCCCCGGTACGCCGGAGGGCAACCCCGCCATCACCCGCACGCTCGCGGCGGGCATCTCGGTCAACGTGACCCTCATCTTCGGCCTCGACCAGTACGCCGAGGTGATGGAGGCCTACGTCGCCGGTCTCGAGCAGGCTGCGGCCAACGGTCACGACCTCAGCACCATCCACTCGGTGGCGTCGTTCTTCGTCTCCCGGGTCGACACCGAGATCGACGCCCGGCTGGACGCAGCCGGGGCCGAACCGGTCCTCAAGGGTCGAGCCGGCATCGCCAACGCCCGACTGGCGTTCGAGGCGTTCGAGAAGTTCTTCTCCGGTGAGCGCTGGGAGGCGCTCGCTGCACAGGGCGCGCACAAGCAGCGCCCGCTCTGGGCGAGCACCGGCGTCAAGAACCCGGAGTACGACGACACGATGTACGTCGTCGACCTGGTGGTCGAGGACACCGTGAACACGATGCCCGAGAAGACGTTGCAGGCGGTGGCCGACCACGGCGTCGTGGCCGGGGACCGGGTGCGTCCCTTCTACGCCGAGGCCCGGCAGACGCTGGAGGATCTCGCGGCCGCGGGCATCGACTACGACGACGTGATCGCGCTGCTGATCCGCGAGGGCGTGGAGAAGTTCGTGACCGCCTGGGACGAGCTGCTCGAGACGGTCGGCAAGAGCTTGGAGCAGGCGAAGGCATGA
- the pgi gene encoding glucose-6-phosphate isomerase, translated as MTASRSGAPVDPTTTTSWSRLAELRAAFVPDLRSWFAADPERAVRLTVEAADLHVDLSKGLVTDEVLAALLALAEEVDVAGRRDAMFRGEHVNATEDRAVLHTALRLPADASLEVDGHDVVTEVHETLQRVYAFADKIRSGAWTGVTGRRIETVVNIGIGGSDLGPVMAYEALKPYVHEGLECRFISNIDPTDAATTLAGLDPETTLFIVASKTFGTLETLTNARLCRAWLLDRLPAGDAEDAVRKHFVAVSTALDKVADFGIDPENAFGFWDWVGGRYSIDSAIGTSLVVAIGPERFAEFLGGMHAMDEHFRTAPPEQNAPLLMGLLNVWYTNFLGAATHAVLPYAQQLHRFPAYLQQLTMESNGKGVRWDGSKVGTDTGEVFWGEPGTNGQHAFYQLIHQGTRLIPADFIAFANPAYPLVDEHDGESVDVHELFLANFFAQTHALAFGKSAEEPYRNFTGNRPTTSIMAPDLTPSVLGQLIALYEHLTFTQGVVWGIDSFDQWGVELGKKLALELEPALAGKEAPAEAQDPSTRALIAYYRENRR; from the coding sequence ATGACGGCCTCCCGCTCGGGCGCCCCCGTCGATCCGACCACGACCACGTCCTGGTCCCGCCTGGCCGAGCTGCGGGCGGCGTTCGTCCCCGACCTGCGCAGCTGGTTCGCCGCCGACCCCGAGCGGGCGGTGCGGCTCACCGTCGAGGCAGCCGACCTGCACGTCGACCTGTCCAAGGGCCTGGTCACCGACGAGGTGCTGGCCGCCTTGCTCGCGCTCGCCGAGGAGGTCGACGTCGCCGGGCGCCGGGACGCGATGTTCCGCGGGGAGCACGTCAACGCCACCGAGGACCGGGCCGTGCTGCACACCGCCCTGAGGCTGCCCGCGGACGCCTCGCTGGAGGTCGACGGCCACGACGTCGTGACCGAGGTGCACGAGACGCTGCAGCGCGTCTACGCGTTCGCCGACAAGATCCGCTCCGGCGCGTGGACCGGCGTGACCGGCCGGCGCATCGAGACCGTCGTCAACATCGGCATCGGCGGCTCGGACCTCGGACCGGTGATGGCGTACGAGGCCCTCAAGCCCTACGTGCACGAGGGCCTGGAGTGCCGGTTCATCAGCAACATCGACCCGACCGACGCTGCCACAACGCTCGCCGGGCTCGACCCGGAGACGACCCTGTTCATCGTCGCCAGCAAGACCTTCGGGACCCTGGAGACGCTCACCAACGCGCGGCTGTGCCGGGCCTGGCTGCTCGATCGGCTGCCGGCCGGTGACGCCGAGGACGCCGTCAGGAAGCACTTCGTCGCGGTCAGCACGGCGCTCGACAAGGTCGCCGACTTCGGGATCGATCCGGAGAACGCCTTCGGGTTCTGGGACTGGGTCGGTGGGCGCTACTCGATCGACTCGGCGATCGGCACGTCGCTGGTCGTCGCGATCGGCCCGGAGCGCTTCGCTGAATTCCTCGGTGGGATGCACGCGATGGACGAGCACTTCCGGACCGCGCCTCCCGAGCAGAACGCTCCCCTGCTGATGGGGCTGCTCAACGTCTGGTACACCAACTTCCTCGGCGCGGCCACGCACGCGGTGCTCCCGTACGCGCAGCAGCTGCACCGGTTCCCGGCGTACCTGCAGCAGCTGACGATGGAGTCCAACGGCAAGGGCGTGCGGTGGGACGGCAGCAAGGTCGGCACCGACACCGGCGAGGTGTTCTGGGGCGAGCCCGGCACGAACGGCCAGCACGCGTTCTACCAGCTGATCCACCAGGGCACCCGGTTGATCCCGGCCGACTTCATCGCCTTCGCCAACCCGGCGTACCCGCTCGTCGACGAGCACGACGGCGAGAGCGTCGACGTCCACGAGCTGTTCCTGGCGAACTTCTTCGCCCAGACCCACGCCCTGGCGTTCGGCAAGAGTGCTGAGGAGCCGTACCGGAACTTCACCGGCAACCGGCCGACGACCTCGATCATGGCGCCGGACCTGACGCCGTCGGTGCTCGGTCAGCTGATCGCGCTGTACGAGCACCTGACCTTCACCCAGGGCGTTGTCTGGGGCATCGACAGCTTCGACCAGTGGGGTGTCGAGCTCGGCAAGAAGCTCGCCCTGGAGCTCGAGCCGGCGCTCGCCGGCAAGGAGGCGCCCGCCGAGGCGCAGGACCCCAGCACCAGGGCTCTGATCGCCTACTACCGGGAGAACCGGAGATGA
- the zwf gene encoding glucose-6-phosphate dehydrogenase: MTENPLRDPADRRLPRIAGPCGMVLFGVTGDLSRKKVMPAIYDLANRGLLPPGFSLVGFARRDWADQDFAQIVHDSVREHARTEFREEVWNQLAEGFRFVPGDFDDDTAFANLRRTIEELDETRGTQGNHAFYLAIPPSFFGNVAAQLKEHGLADPKEGSWRRVVVEKPFGHDLESARELNDILGQVFDPGSIFRIDHYLGKETVQNILAMRFANNLFEPIWNSNYVDHVQITMAEDVGIGGRAGYYDGVGAARDVIQNHLLQLMALVAMEEPTSFDAESLRIEKQKVLSSVTLPPRLDLATARGQYAAGWAGGEEVIGFCEEDGIGARSTTETYAAVTLHVDTRRWAGVPFYLRTGKRLGRRVTEVAIVFKRAPHLPFTETATEALGQNAIVIRVQPDEGMTIRFGSKVPATAMEIRDVNMDFAYGGSFTEASPEAYERLILDVLLGDPPLFPRHEEVELSWKILDPILAYWATRGKPESYASGGWGPASADKMLARDGRTWRRP; the protein is encoded by the coding sequence ATGACCGAGAACCCGCTGCGCGACCCGGCGGACCGGCGGCTCCCCCGGATCGCTGGCCCGTGCGGCATGGTCCTCTTCGGGGTCACCGGCGACCTGTCGCGCAAGAAGGTGATGCCGGCGATCTACGACCTGGCCAACCGCGGGCTGCTCCCGCCGGGGTTCAGCCTGGTCGGGTTCGCCCGGCGGGACTGGGCCGACCAGGACTTCGCCCAGATCGTGCACGACTCGGTCCGTGAGCACGCCCGCACCGAGTTCCGCGAGGAGGTCTGGAACCAGCTCGCCGAGGGCTTCCGGTTCGTGCCCGGCGACTTCGACGACGACACCGCCTTCGCCAACCTCCGCCGGACGATCGAGGAGCTCGACGAGACCCGCGGCACCCAGGGCAACCACGCCTTCTACCTGGCGATCCCCCCGTCGTTCTTCGGCAACGTCGCCGCCCAGCTCAAGGAGCACGGCCTGGCCGACCCGAAGGAGGGTTCCTGGCGCCGGGTGGTCGTCGAGAAGCCGTTCGGGCACGACCTGGAGAGCGCTCGCGAGCTCAACGACATCCTCGGGCAGGTCTTCGACCCGGGCTCGATCTTCCGGATCGACCACTACCTCGGCAAGGAGACCGTCCAGAACATCCTGGCGATGCGGTTCGCGAACAACCTGTTCGAACCGATCTGGAACTCCAACTACGTCGACCACGTCCAGATCACGATGGCCGAGGACGTCGGCATCGGTGGCCGGGCCGGCTACTACGACGGCGTCGGCGCTGCCCGCGACGTGATCCAGAACCACCTGCTCCAGCTGATGGCGCTGGTCGCCATGGAGGAGCCGACGTCGTTCGACGCCGAGAGCCTGCGGATCGAGAAGCAGAAGGTGCTCAGCTCGGTCACGCTACCGCCGCGCCTGGACCTCGCCACGGCCCGGGGCCAGTACGCCGCAGGCTGGGCGGGCGGCGAGGAGGTCATCGGCTTCTGCGAGGAGGACGGCATCGGCGCTCGGTCAACCACCGAGACGTATGCCGCCGTCACCCTGCACGTGGACACCCGCCGCTGGGCCGGGGTGCCGTTCTACCTGCGTACCGGGAAGCGCCTCGGTCGTCGGGTCACCGAGGTCGCGATCGTCTTCAAGCGCGCCCCGCACCTGCCGTTCACCGAGACGGCGACCGAGGCGCTGGGCCAGAACGCCATCGTGATCCGGGTGCAGCCCGACGAGGGCATGACGATCCGGTTCGGCTCCAAGGTGCCCGCGACCGCGATGGAGATCCGTGACGTGAACATGGACTTCGCCTACGGGGGGTCGTTCACCGAGGCGTCGCCGGAGGCGTACGAGCGGCTGATCCTCGACGTCCTGCTCGGCGACCCGCCGCTGTTCCCGCGGCACGAGGAGGTCGAGCTCTCCTGGAAGATCCTCGACCCGATCCTGGCGTACTGGGCCACCCGCGGGAAGCCGGAGTCCTACGCCTCCGGCGGCTGGGGACCCGCCTCGGCGGACAAGATGCTCGCGCGTGACGGAAGGACCTGGAGGAGGCCGTGA
- a CDS encoding glucose-6-phosphate dehydrogenase assembly protein OpcA — MKELLDTNSAAIAAAFVKARTKAGSPAMGMVMTLVIVVDEDVATEALKAARRASREHPARVLAVILGDARGKGVVNAQVGIGDDWTGETAMIRLSGAVVKHPESVVLPLLLPDSPVAVWWPTDPPEDPAADPLGSLAQRRITDAAAASRNKTRAMATQCASYTKGNTDLAWTRVTPWRALLAAALDQQPLKVRRASVTGERISPSADLLAAWLSDRLRVPVDRVTSKGPGITEVVLETKEGPIRIARSDGKLAVFSSPNRPDRPVALRRRELPDLLAEELRRLDEDVVYQATAKRMLKLAAQK, encoded by the coding sequence GTGAAAGAGCTCCTGGACACCAACTCCGCGGCAATCGCCGCCGCCTTCGTCAAGGCGCGCACCAAGGCCGGCAGCCCGGCGATGGGCATGGTGATGACCCTGGTCATCGTGGTGGACGAGGACGTCGCCACCGAGGCGCTCAAGGCGGCTCGCCGAGCCTCCCGGGAGCACCCGGCCCGGGTGCTGGCCGTGATCCTCGGCGACGCCCGCGGCAAGGGTGTGGTCAACGCCCAGGTCGGCATCGGGGACGACTGGACCGGCGAGACCGCGATGATCCGGCTCTCCGGCGCGGTGGTCAAGCATCCCGAATCGGTCGTGCTGCCGCTCCTCCTCCCGGACTCCCCGGTGGCCGTCTGGTGGCCGACCGACCCGCCCGAGGACCCGGCGGCCGATCCCCTCGGCAGCCTGGCGCAGCGCCGGATCACCGACGCGGCAGCGGCCTCCCGCAACAAGACCCGGGCGATGGCGACCCAGTGCGCGTCGTACACGAAGGGCAACACCGACCTGGCCTGGACGCGCGTGACCCCGTGGCGCGCCCTGCTGGCGGCGGCGCTGGACCAGCAACCGCTCAAGGTACGCCGGGCGTCGGTGACCGGCGAGCGGATCAGCCCGAGCGCCGACCTGCTCGCGGCCTGGCTCAGCGACCGGCTGCGCGTGCCCGTCGACCGGGTGACCTCGAAGGGTCCTGGCATCACCGAGGTGGTGCTGGAGACCAAGGAGGGTCCGATCCGGATCGCTCGCAGCGACGGCAAGCTGGCCGTGTTCTCCTCGCCGAACCGCCCCGACCGACCGGTCGCGCTGCGCCGCCGCGAGCTGCCGGACCTGCTGGCCGAGGAGCTGCGACGGCTGGACGAGGACGTCGTCTACCAGGCGACCGCGAAGCGGATGCTGAAGCTGGCAGCCCAGAAATGA
- the pgl gene encoding 6-phosphogluconolactonase has product MTRDVVVLPDPDAVAAEVAERFLDRIRAAQDRDEAVDVALTGGTVARLVHRRIAELADDGPDWDRVTFWFGDERFVAASSTDRNACQAREDLLDPIAAPHVHEVPSSDDVDTAEEAASAYSALLRSAGSGEFDLVMLGMGPDGHVASLFPGFPELRVDEIAVAVHDSPKPPPDRVSLSFGALNRARAVWFLVTGSEKAEAVQRAWAFEGTVEETPARGISGPSVTWFVDEAAAGR; this is encoded by the coding sequence ATGACCCGGGACGTCGTCGTGCTGCCCGACCCGGACGCCGTCGCGGCCGAGGTGGCGGAACGCTTCCTGGACAGGATCCGGGCGGCGCAGGACCGCGATGAGGCCGTCGACGTGGCCCTGACCGGCGGCACCGTCGCCCGCCTGGTGCACCGCAGGATCGCGGAGCTCGCCGACGACGGCCCGGACTGGGACCGGGTGACCTTCTGGTTCGGCGACGAGCGCTTCGTCGCGGCGTCGAGCACGGACCGCAACGCGTGCCAGGCACGCGAGGACCTGCTGGACCCGATCGCCGCCCCGCACGTGCACGAGGTGCCCAGCAGCGACGACGTGGACACGGCCGAGGAGGCGGCGTCGGCGTACTCAGCACTGCTGCGCAGCGCGGGCTCGGGCGAGTTCGACCTGGTCATGCTCGGGATGGGACCGGACGGCCACGTGGCCTCGCTGTTCCCGGGCTTTCCCGAGCTGCGCGTGGACGAGATCGCTGTCGCCGTTCACGACTCCCCCAAGCCGCCGCCCGACCGGGTCAGCCTGAGCTTCGGCGCGCTCAACCGGGCGCGCGCGGTGTGGTTCCTGGTGACGGGGTCGGAGAAGGCCGAGGCGGTGCAGCGGGCCTGGGCGTTCGAGGGCACGGTCGAGGAGACCCCGGCGCGCGGGATCAGCGGACCGTCGGTGACGTGGTTCGTGGACGAGGCGGCGGCGGGGCGCTAG
- a CDS encoding RNA polymerase-binding protein RbpA, which produces MAGGGSAIRGSRVGAGPMGEAERGDAAPRQNVTYFCSQEHRTMIAFAVEAQVPESWDCPKCGLPSSIDSENPPPPKKVEPYKTHLAYVKERRSDTEAKEILEEALTTLRTKRKSGEIVF; this is translated from the coding sequence CGTCGGAGCGGGCCCCATGGGCGAGGCAGAGCGCGGCGACGCCGCGCCGCGGCAGAACGTGACGTACTTCTGCTCCCAGGAGCACCGGACGATGATCGCGTTCGCGGTGGAGGCCCAGGTCCCGGAGTCGTGGGACTGCCCCAAGTGCGGCCTGCCCTCGAGCATCGACTCGGAGAACCCGCCGCCGCCCAAGAAGGTCGAGCCCTACAAGACCCATCTGGCCTACGTGAAGGAGCGTCGCTCCGACACCGAGGCGAAGGAGATCCTGGAAGAGGCCCTCACGACGTTGCGCACCAAGCGCAAGAGCGGCGAGATCGTCTTCTGA